The DNA sequence GTAACCTGCAAGGGCCTCCACCAAGGAGGCTCTATTTTTATGCTTGAAGGAGGAATCATCTTGAAAGAAACCATATTAATCTGCTGCAAATGTGGCTGTGAATTGACCGAGGATACCTACCAAACCTTTGATGGCAAGGTCTATTGTTCCCGCTGCATTGAGAAAGAAGCTATTTGCTGTGCCCGTTGTGGTGAGCTCATTGCAAATGATGGTGCCACTGTATGTGATCACTGCTACGATTATCATTACACCAACTGCGAACGCTGCGGAACCTTAGTTCCCAACGAGGATGTCTACTACACCGAGGATGACGATGACAATGACTACCCCTATTGCCAGACCTGCTATGATCGTCACGAGAAAAACATCTATCTGCATTCCTACAGCTACAAGCCCGAACCCATCTTCTATGGAGAAGGCACACGCTTCTTCGGTGTGGAGCTGGAAATCGACGATGCCGGGAAGGATGAATGCAATGCTCAAAAGCTCTGCGAGCTTGCCAACAGCCAGAGAAAGCGTATCTACATCAAATCTGATTCCAGTCTGGACGATGGTCTTGAGATTGTTACCCACCCCATGAGCCTTACTTACCACATGGAATCTATGCCGTGGAAGGTATTACTGGAGCAAGCATTGTCACTGGGATACAAAAGCCATATGGCACATACCTGCGGCCTCCACATTCATGTGGATCGCACTA is a window from the Oscillospiraceae bacterium MB08-C2-2 genome containing:
- a CDS encoding zinc-binding protein — protein: MKETILICCKCGCELTEDTYQTFDGKVYCSRCIEKEAICCARCGELIANDGATVCDHCYDYHYTNCERCGTLVPNEDVYYTEDDDDNDYPYCQTCYDRHEKNIYLHSYSYKPEPIFYGEGTRFFGVELEIDDAGKDECNAQKLCELANSQRKRIYIKSDSSLDDGLEIVTHPMSLTYHMESMPWKVLLEQALSLGYKSHMAHTCGLHIHVDRTSFTDSYEYQEECIARVLYLVERFWEELLRFSRRTQSQLKRWANRYGYKEKPNDILDVNGGLNLQ